In Nocardioides conyzicola, one genomic interval encodes:
- a CDS encoding dimethylarginine dimethylaminohydrolase family protein, producing the protein MELAWGRTYVMVEPTHFRVDYVINPFMDPDDQPDPELAMAQWRALVATIERCGGTVSVLPQRSDAPDMVYAMNLGLGVVAEDGTPQVVMSHMRYPQRRMETGSAQPWFAEHGFATSYVGRDGVGAHLEAGDAFAFGDALVVGYGPRTEELALKHLAADLGIRVRGLRITHPGMYHLDLAFCPLDERRAIVCPSALDEESAAALLALVPEPLVLTEEEALTTFCANSIVIGSTVIMPACPDRVGAQLEEWGFEVVLLDLSEFHKGGGSIRCLTNPVDVRIGRDLPSVPGGEVVLPAV; encoded by the coding sequence ATGGAGCTGGCCTGGGGTCGCACGTACGTCATGGTCGAGCCGACGCACTTCCGCGTCGACTACGTCATCAACCCGTTCATGGATCCCGACGACCAGCCCGATCCCGAGCTCGCGATGGCCCAGTGGCGCGCGCTCGTCGCCACCATCGAGCGCTGCGGCGGCACCGTGTCGGTGCTGCCCCAGCGATCCGACGCCCCCGACATGGTCTACGCGATGAACCTCGGCCTCGGCGTGGTCGCCGAGGACGGCACCCCGCAGGTCGTGATGTCGCACATGCGCTACCCGCAGCGACGGATGGAGACCGGGTCGGCCCAGCCGTGGTTCGCCGAGCACGGCTTCGCGACGTCGTACGTCGGCCGCGACGGCGTCGGCGCCCACCTCGAGGCCGGCGACGCGTTCGCGTTCGGCGACGCCCTGGTCGTGGGCTACGGCCCGCGCACCGAGGAGCTGGCGCTCAAGCACCTGGCCGCCGACCTCGGCATCCGGGTCCGCGGGCTGCGGATCACGCACCCGGGGATGTACCACCTCGACCTGGCCTTCTGCCCGCTCGACGAGCGCCGCGCGATCGTCTGCCCATCCGCGCTCGACGAGGAGTCCGCCGCCGCGCTGCTCGCCCTGGTGCCCGAGCCGCTGGTGCTGACCGAGGAGGAGGCGCTGACGACGTTCTGCGCCAACTCGATCGTCATCGGCTCGACCGTGATCATGCCGGCGTGCCCCGACCGGGTGGGCGCCCAGCTCGAGGAGTGGGGCTTCGAGGTCGTCCTCCTCGACCTGTCGGAGTTCCACAAGGGCGGCGGCTCGATCCGCTGCCTGACCAACCCCGTCGACGTCCGCATCGGCCGGGACCTCCCGTCCGTCCCCGGCGGCGAGGTCGTGCTCCCGGCGGTGTGA
- a CDS encoding carotenoid oxygenase family protein, whose translation MNRYLQDSFAPVHEELTAFDLEVTGVVPDHLDGRYLRIGPNPATDPGEGYHWFLGEGMVHGVRLEDGRARWYRNRYVRPQGDDFAPNTNVFEHAGRTLAVVEAGATPYELTHELDTVGPCDLGTVTGGYTAHPHADPDTGELHALSYSWTRGNLVDYSVVGTDGRVRQQVEIEVTGSPMIHDCALTEHYFVVYDLPVTFDLGMVAGELPRPLQATDRLIDQTLRGGTARTLPYSWDADYPARIGLLPRDGSGADVRWFEIDPCYVFHTLNAYEEGTDVVIDVVRHDRMFATDFTGPNEGPAYLTRFTIDTAAGKVREHRFDEHSQEFPRHDERLTGRRHRYGYAAGVVAAGVRTGDSVLKHDLVAGTTVERRLGAGREVSEFCFVPSAADSAEDQGVLMGYVFDPAVGRSSLVLLDAETLEDVAAVHLPGRVPAGFHGNWAPTA comes from the coding sequence ATGAACCGCTACCTGCAGGACAGCTTCGCTCCCGTCCACGAGGAGCTCACCGCCTTCGACCTCGAGGTGACCGGGGTGGTCCCCGACCACCTCGACGGCCGCTACCTGCGGATCGGGCCCAACCCCGCGACCGACCCCGGGGAGGGCTACCACTGGTTCCTCGGCGAGGGGATGGTGCACGGCGTACGGCTCGAGGACGGGCGCGCGCGGTGGTACCGCAACCGCTACGTGCGCCCGCAGGGCGACGACTTCGCGCCCAACACCAACGTCTTCGAGCACGCCGGCCGCACGCTCGCGGTCGTCGAGGCCGGCGCGACGCCGTACGAGCTGACGCACGAGCTCGACACCGTCGGGCCGTGCGACCTCGGCACCGTGACCGGCGGCTACACCGCCCACCCGCACGCGGACCCGGACACCGGCGAGCTCCACGCGCTCTCGTACAGCTGGACCCGCGGCAACCTCGTCGACTACTCCGTCGTCGGCACCGACGGCCGGGTCCGGCAGCAGGTCGAGATCGAGGTGACCGGCAGCCCGATGATCCACGACTGCGCACTGACCGAGCACTACTTCGTCGTCTACGACCTGCCCGTCACGTTCGACCTCGGCATGGTCGCCGGCGAGCTGCCGCGACCGCTCCAGGCGACGGACCGGCTGATCGACCAGACGCTGCGCGGCGGGACCGCCCGCACCCTGCCGTACTCGTGGGATGCCGACTACCCGGCGCGGATCGGGCTGCTCCCCCGCGACGGCAGCGGCGCCGACGTGCGGTGGTTCGAGATCGACCCCTGCTACGTCTTCCACACGCTGAACGCCTACGAGGAGGGCACCGACGTCGTCATCGACGTGGTCCGCCACGACCGGATGTTCGCCACCGACTTCACCGGCCCCAACGAGGGCCCGGCGTACCTCACCCGCTTCACCATCGACACCGCCGCCGGCAAGGTGCGCGAGCACCGCTTCGACGAGCACAGCCAGGAGTTCCCGCGCCACGACGAGCGGCTCACCGGCCGGCGGCACCGCTACGGGTACGCCGCCGGGGTGGTCGCCGCCGGCGTCCGCACCGGCGACTCGGTGCTCAAGCACGACCTGGTCGCCGGCACCACCGTCGAGCGACGGCTGGGGGCCGGCCGGGAGGTCAGCGAGTTCTGCTTCGTGCCGTCCGCCGCCGACTCGGCCGAGGACCAGGGCGTCCTGATGGGCTACGTCTTCGACCCGGCGGTCGGCCGGAGCTCGCTCGTGCTGCTCGACGCCGAGACCCTCGAGGACGTCGCGGCGGTCCACCTGCCCGGCCGGGTGCCTGCGGGCTTCCACGGCAACTGGGCGCCGACGGCCTGA
- a CDS encoding TetR/AcrR family transcriptional regulator: protein MSEEPSPTDVRRRLIEVAADVLSEEGPGALSARRLARDAATSTMAVYTHFGGMPGLVRAVVTEGFARLYDRVAEVEPTDDPLADLVASGIAYRAHALADPHLYLVMFGSASLGRYRLTEAELEIGLAAFNQLVAAVQRVMDAGVIRSDDPGAVAGQFWAALHGYVMIELSGLSHVVDDPEGQILQPLLGNLLKALA from the coding sequence GTGTCCGAGGAGCCGAGCCCCACCGACGTACGCCGTCGCCTGATCGAGGTCGCCGCCGACGTGCTCAGCGAGGAGGGCCCGGGTGCGCTGTCTGCCCGCCGCCTGGCCCGGGACGCCGCGACCTCGACGATGGCGGTCTACACCCACTTCGGCGGGATGCCGGGACTCGTGCGCGCGGTCGTGACGGAGGGCTTCGCCCGGCTCTACGACCGGGTGGCCGAGGTCGAGCCGACCGACGACCCGCTGGCCGACCTGGTCGCGTCGGGCATCGCCTACCGCGCCCACGCGCTGGCCGACCCGCACCTCTACCTGGTCATGTTCGGCTCCGCCTCCCTCGGCCGGTACCGCCTCACCGAGGCCGAGCTCGAGATCGGCCTCGCCGCCTTCAACCAGCTGGTCGCGGCGGTGCAGCGGGTGATGGACGCCGGCGTGATCCGGTCGGACGACCCCGGCGCCGTGGCCGGCCAGTTCTGGGCGGCGCTGCACGGCTACGTGATGATCGAGCTCAGCGGGCTGAGCCACGTGGTCGACGACCCCGAGGGGCAGATCCTGCAGCCGTTGCTGGGCAACCTGCTGAAGGCGCTCGCCTGA